The Paramisgurnus dabryanus chromosome 1, PD_genome_1.1, whole genome shotgun sequence genome includes a window with the following:
- the cct2 gene encoding T-complex protein 1 subunit beta, with translation MASLSMAPVNIFRHGADEEKAETARLSSFIGAIAIGDLVKSTLGPKGMDKILLGGGKEGNVTVTNDGATILKAIGVDNPAAKVLVDMSKVQDDEVGDGTTSVTVLAAELLREAELLIAKKIHPQIIISGWRKATQAARDALREAAVDHGNDEAKFQEDLLNIARTTLSSKLLTHHKNHFSKLAVEAVLRLKGSGNLEAIHVIKKLGGSLTDSYLDEGFLLDKKIGVNQPKRIENANILIANTGMDTDKIKIFGSRVRVDSTAKVAEIEMAEKEKMKEKVERILKHGINCFINRQLIYNYPEQLFGAAGVMAIEHADFVGVERLALVTGGEITSTFDHPELVKIGHCKLIEEVMIGEDLLIHFSGVTMGEACTIVLRGATQQILDEAERSLHDALCVLAQTVKETRTVYGGGCSEMLMAKVVSDLANRTAGKEAVAMESFAKALRMLPTIIADNAGYDSAELVSQLRAAHQENKNTFGLDMMQGTIGDMASLGITESFQVKRQVLLSAAEAAEMILRVDNIIKAAPRKRVPDHHPC, from the exons ATG GCGTCTTTATCAATGGCCCCAGTGAACATCTTCAGACATGGAGCTGATGAAGAAAAAGCTGAGACTGCTCGACTG TCTTCTTTCATTGGTGCGATCGCTATTGGAGATCTGGTGAAGAGCACGCTGGGTCCTAAAGGAATG GACAAGATCCTATTGGGCGGCGGTAAGGAAGGTAACGTCACGGTGACGAATGACGGAGCGACCATCCTGAAAGCCATCGGTGTGGATAACCCTGCCGCTAAAGTGCTCGTGG ACATGTCTAAAGTTCAGGACGATGAAGTCGGTGATGGTACGACATCAGTTACTGTGCTGGCCGCTGAGCTGTTGCGG GAAGCCGAGCTTCTGATCGCCAAGAAGATTCATCCTCAGATCATCATCTCTGGATGGAGAAAGGCGACTCAAGCCGCCCGTGATGCCCTCAGAGAGGCAGCAGTGGATCATGG GAATGATGAAGCTAAATTCCAGGAGGATCTGTTGAACATCGCCCGCACGACTCTTTCATCAAAGCTGCTCACCCATCATAAGAATCACTTCTCTAAACTGGCCGTTGAAGCTGTGCTCAGACTGAAGGGGTCAGGAAATCTGGAGGCCATTCACGTCATCAAGAAACTCGGAGGCAGTTTGACCGACTCCTACCTTGATGAAG GGTTTCTATTGGACAAAAAGATCGGTGTCAATCAACCCAAGAGGATCGAGAACGCCAATATTCTCATCGCTAACACTGGGATGGACACAGATAAGATCAAG ATCTTCGGCTCCAGGGTTCGTGTGGACTCCACGGCTAAAGTGGCTGAGATCGAGATGGCTGAGAAGGAGAAGATGAAGGAGAAGGTGGAGCGGATCCTCAAACACGGCATCAACTGCTTCATCAACAG GCAGTTGATCTATAACTATCCTGAGCAGCTGTTTGGTGCGGCTGGTGTGATGGCCATTGAACACGCTGACTTTGTAGGAGTTGAGCGTCTGGCTCTGGTTACAG GAGGTGAAATCACCTCCACCTTTGATCATCCAGAGCTGGTGAAGATCGGTCACTGTAAGCTCATAGAGGAGGTGATGATCGGTGAAGATCTCCTCATCCATTTCTCTGGAGTCACCATGG GTGAAGCGTGTACTATTGTCCTGCGTGGAGCGACTCAGCAGATCCTGGACGAGGCGGAGCGTTCCCTTCATGATGCTCTCTGTGTCCTCGCTCAGACCGTTAAAGAGACGCGCACCGTCTATGGTGGAG GATGCTCTGAGATGTTGATGGCTAAAGTGGTGTCAGATTTGGCTAACAGGACGGCTGGTAAAGAGGCGGTTGCCATGGAGTCGTTTGCTAAAGCTCTGAGGATG ctgcCCACCATCATTGCAGATAACGCCGGATATGACAGCGCAGAGCTGGTGTCTCAACTGAGAGCGGCTCACCAGGAGAACAAGAACACGTTTGGACTGG ATATGATGCAGGGCACAATCGGTGATATGGCGTCTCTGGGCATCACAGAAAGCTTTCAGGTGAAGAGACAGGTGTTGCTGAGCGCGGCAGAAGCAGCTGAGATGATCCTGCGTGTGGACAACATCATTAAAGCTGCTCCCAG GAAACGTGTACCTGATCATCATCCCTGCTAA
- the LOC135779360 gene encoding LOW QUALITY PROTEIN: ras-related protein Rab-19 (The sequence of the model RefSeq protein was modified relative to this genomic sequence to represent the inferred CDS: deleted 2 bases in 2 codons) yields the protein MEEQDQTWSDQISGSESEDSFDFLFKIILIGDSNVGKTCVIQRFKSGIFSERQQNTIGVDFTVRTINIEGKRVKMQVWDTAGQERFRTITQSYYRSAHGAMIAYDITRRATFDSVPRWIHEVQKFGATNVLMALIGNKCDLEAERQVEFKDACKLADEREMVAALETSAKESQGVDEAFVMMARELMMMNGMKVTQEDICHDSHTVTLKTNSRSIDHSNAFTADRKSCDC from the exons ATGGAAGAACAGGATCAGACGTGGAGTGATCAGATTTCTGGATCAGAGTCTGAAGACTCCTTTGATTTCCTTTTTAAGATTATTCTCATTGGAGATTCAAACGTGGGGAAGACGTGCGTGATACAGAGATTTAAATCTGGGATCTTCTCAGAGAGACAACAGAACACGATTGGAGTGGACTTCACTGTTCGGACCATCAACATCGAGGGCAAGAGAGTCAAG ATGCAGGTTTGGGATACGGCCGGACAGGAGCGTTTCCGCACCATCACACAGAGTTACTATCGCAGTGCACATGGAGCCATGATCGCCTATGACATCACCCGCCGGGCCACGTTTGATTCTGTCCCCCGCTGGATTCATGAGGTTCAGAAATTTGGAGCAACAAACGTTCTGATGGCTTTGATAG GTAACAAGTGTGATCTGGAGGCCGAG CGGCAGGTTGAGTTTAAAGATGCTTGTAAACTAGCAGATGAGAGAGAGATGGTG GCAGCGCTGGAGACTTCAGCTAAAGAGTCTCAGGGCGTAGATGAAGCGTTTGTGATGATGGCACGAGAACTGATGATGATGAATGGGATGAAGGTCACACAGGAGGATATCTGTCATGATTCACACACCGTAACACTGAAAACAAACTCAAGATCCATCGATCATTCAAACGCATTTACTGCTGACAGAAAGAGCTGTGACTGCTAA